A window from Sphingobacterium hotanense encodes these proteins:
- a CDS encoding LptE family protein: MFKIRGFALGSLLAMLMVCLIQGCGVNYSLSGGSIPENLKTYSVAFFENISPVVNPNLSQTFTEKLKETIRTQSRLSQVNQDGDALFEGVITNYAITAAAVESNTDFAALNRLTVTVKVTYKNTKDETGESDFEESFTQFKEFRGEFTAQENTLSAEIVKMLTEDIFNRAFNNW; encoded by the coding sequence ATGTTTAAGATAAGAGGATTCGCCCTTGGCAGTTTATTAGCCATGTTAATGGTCTGCTTGATTCAAGGTTGTGGTGTAAATTATAGTTTGTCTGGTGGATCAATTCCAGAGAATCTGAAGACTTATTCTGTGGCATTCTTTGAGAATATTTCTCCGGTTGTTAATCCGAATTTAAGTCAGACTTTCACCGAGAAGCTGAAAGAAACGATCCGGACGCAATCTCGCTTAAGTCAGGTGAATCAGGACGGCGATGCCCTTTTTGAGGGTGTCATCACCAACTACGCTATTACAGCGGCTGCAGTTGAGTCTAATACTGATTTTGCCGCATTGAATCGCTTGACAGTTACTGTAAAAGTGACTTATAAAAATACGAAAGACGAAACAGGTGAAAGCGACTTTGAAGAATCTTTTACACAATTCAAAGAGTTTCGCGGTGAATTTACAGCGCAAGAGAACACCCTGTCTGCAGAAATAGTGAAGATGCTAACGGAAGACATCTTTAATAGAGCTTTTAACAACTGGTAA